A genomic region of Rhodospirillales bacterium contains the following coding sequences:
- a CDS encoding EAL domain-containing protein: MSSIQTQKTFKAGETIMTQGEEGSSAYIIEDGQVEISIERPDGTIQTVGTRGEGTIIGEMAIVDAAPRTATVKATKDCKLLEISRDDFSLRLKTSDPVIQMITQVILTRYRDTLARAEILGESQNFPPPEMVERDYASQTDVVESVKIANEFKDALDKGELAMHYQPIIDLATGDIVGFESLMRWTHPEQGFISPGIFIPIAEKTGLIVEASKWALKESCEALKRIEGKVSTSRPLYMSVNFSSHDFAEETFVTNVLSTIKNSGLKNEQIKLEITERLLIQQPDNAKETLKACRKEGIGISIDDFGTGYSSLSYLYFFPIETLKIDQSFIRSMYREERSLELVKSIVGLGKNLSMDITAEGVEDIEEARLLQTMGCDSAQGYYFARPMPEDDVVEHIKNWKSLKLAV; this comes from the coding sequence ATGAGCAGCATACAAACACAAAAGACATTTAAAGCCGGGGAAACCATCATGACGCAAGGCGAGGAAGGCTCCTCCGCCTATATCATCGAAGATGGCCAGGTTGAAATTTCGATTGAGCGCCCGGACGGCACCATCCAGACCGTCGGCACACGCGGTGAAGGCACCATTATCGGGGAAATGGCGATTGTCGACGCAGCGCCACGCACAGCCACCGTGAAAGCGACAAAAGACTGCAAATTGCTGGAAATTTCCCGTGACGACTTTTCCCTGCGCCTGAAAACCAGCGATCCGGTTATCCAGATGATTACGCAGGTTATCCTGACCCGTTACCGCGACACGCTGGCACGGGCCGAGATTCTGGGCGAAAGCCAGAATTTTCCGCCGCCGGAAATGGTTGAGCGCGATTATGCCTCCCAGACCGACGTGGTTGAATCCGTCAAAATCGCCAATGAATTCAAAGACGCTCTGGATAAGGGCGAACTGGCAATGCACTACCAGCCGATTATTGACCTGGCGACCGGCGATATTGTCGGTTTTGAATCGCTGATGCGCTGGACACACCCGGAACAGGGCTTTATCTCCCCCGGTATTTTCATTCCGATTGCCGAGAAGACCGGTTTGATCGTCGAAGCCTCCAAATGGGCGCTCAAAGAATCATGCGAAGCCCTGAAACGGATCGAGGGCAAGGTTTCGACCTCTCGTCCTTTATATATGAGCGTCAATTTCTCCAGCCATGATTTCGCCGAGGAAACCTTTGTCACAAACGTTTTGAGCACGATTAAAAACAGCGGCCTGAAAAACGAGCAGATCAAACTGGAAATTACCGAACGATTGCTGATCCAGCAGCCGGATAATGCCAAGGAAACCCTGAAAGCCTGCCGCAAGGAAGGCATCGGTATTTCCATCGACGATTTCGGGACGGGCTATTCGTCGCTCAGCTACCTGTACTTTTTCCCGATCGAGACATTAAAAATCGACCAGAGCTTTATTCGCTCCATGTACCGGGAAGAACGCTCTCTGGAACTGGTGAAATCCATTGTCGGCCTTGGAAAAAACCTGAGCATGGACATCACCGCCGAAGGGGTCGAGGATATCGAGGAAGCCCGGTTGCTGCAAACCATGGGCTGCGATAGCGCACAAGGATATTACTTCGCGCGACCGATGCCGGAAGATGATGTAGTCGAACACATCAAAAACTGGAAATCCCTGAAGCTCGCCGTCTAA
- a CDS encoding FG-GAP repeat protein produces MARTPDQDYSDQTSAHGGNADSQVETISATGQESIEIPGGDFIASADIIKDGADLILEGANGETIVIEGYFDASPAPLLMSPDGGALTPELVDSFAHNAGPVQYAQNGTLSDVSPVGAVEEISGDATVTRADGTTETLTIGMPIFQGDIVETSAEGAVNIVFSDDSSFAVSQNARLAIDEYVFDPASESGSSNFSLLRGVFVFTSGLIGRDDPDDVEIDTPIGSIGIRGTTIAGQIEPDGDSFVTVTEGAIVVRNGAGEMVLSNQFETVRLTGFDSGMENMGTMDAQALGQSYAGLKSVAPVFFTGLGAGTAGDNGDTGDAGAPEPQAADQAAGQEATAADGDQPGDAPTADGSEPVFMQPPETGTVSFDAAVLNEGGDGTLMPPPPTSTTTDSLSTTDGTIATTDTGIVLDNTVQLPPLGLNILHHAPLVGVAAGYVVADIFTTHPYPGVVFDTASTSSYFTFVDGPGPNQAQIVLTAVGASAINGGTLTAGDFMDALMVHAVLPDGRELTQPVAIAVGSPPVLNLNTLGGEDGFVITPNAATAGGFGSSISALGDINHDGRDDFVFTNNRASGQTIIWKSGTGPVSAPIDATDDHHSHVAGIGDFDGNGTLDYITGSPDDDTGASNGGLYRDSTGTAVNIGGDVGGRLGDAVAGIGDINGDGYSDALVGAPGATAGNGEATVILGGGVGPTSIFGSAGDRFGQQVSGAGDFNNDGFADFMVAAPNSVTSQAHLFYGIAGGVDITPDKTFSGLSTGSDVPMFYMGDISGDGVSDIMIVDDLTNQLHLLYGGGGVDTNLSDGVGTNGYTIDGTGYDIVGGGFAGDFNGDGHDDIAIAIRDGSRADIYVLYGRENWAAFDTQVGTVDLKWALDNPDNAFHMSYNIGTAGTFEFEITGVGDVDGDGFDDLAIGMPDATGGAGGIGVVLGRPNDSLLEGGNPDMHAAGYNGPANVVASSANDALVGDAGTNDLRDNSYANISMHGGAGNDLLHINSLGLSAQIYDDGTNKELGRIDGGGGFDVLKFHGDSSVLDFASVGSEGLSGIEKIELTGTSQTLKLGFDDIFSLLQESQNGKLMIVGNANGTSLIEIDDNDTGSGNFNTNVGLSATPFDSSVGATSIDGINFYQYTMGGYTLLVDQNTAGITLV; encoded by the coding sequence ATGGCACGGACTCCGGATCAGGATTACAGCGATCAGACGAGCGCACATGGTGGAAACGCCGATTCTCAGGTTGAGACTATCTCGGCGACGGGACAAGAAAGCATCGAGATCCCCGGCGGCGATTTCATTGCCAGCGCCGATATCATCAAGGATGGCGCCGACCTGATACTGGAAGGTGCTAACGGTGAAACCATCGTTATCGAAGGTTATTTTGACGCCAGCCCTGCCCCGCTTTTGATGTCGCCCGATGGCGGCGCCCTGACCCCTGAACTGGTTGATTCCTTTGCCCACAATGCCGGCCCCGTACAATATGCCCAAAACGGAACCCTGTCCGATGTTTCTCCCGTTGGTGCGGTCGAAGAAATATCCGGGGACGCCACGGTGACCCGTGCAGACGGCACCACCGAAACACTGACGATCGGCATGCCTATTTTCCAGGGCGATATCGTCGAAACATCCGCCGAAGGCGCAGTTAATATTGTCTTTTCCGATGATTCCAGTTTTGCCGTTTCGCAAAATGCACGGCTGGCGATTGATGAATATGTGTTCGATCCGGCCAGCGAAAGCGGTTCATCGAATTTCTCCCTGCTGCGCGGGGTGTTTGTCTTTACCAGCGGCCTGATTGGCCGGGATGACCCGGATGATGTCGAAATCGACACGCCAATCGGTTCGATCGGGATTCGTGGTACGACCATCGCCGGGCAGATTGAACCTGATGGCGACAGCTTTGTTACAGTCACCGAAGGGGCGATCGTTGTGCGCAACGGCGCCGGGGAAATGGTGCTCTCTAACCAGTTTGAGACCGTGCGCCTGACCGGGTTTGACAGTGGCATGGAAAATATGGGCACGATGGATGCCCAAGCCCTTGGCCAGAGTTATGCCGGACTGAAAAGCGTTGCGCCCGTGTTCTTTACCGGGCTGGGCGCTGGCACGGCTGGCGACAACGGCGATACCGGTGACGCCGGCGCGCCTGAACCGCAAGCCGCAGACCAAGCGGCCGGTCAAGAGGCTACCGCCGCCGATGGCGACCAGCCGGGTGATGCCCCCACCGCCGATGGCAGTGAACCTGTTTTCATGCAGCCACCGGAAACCGGTACCGTTAGCTTTGATGCGGCCGTTTTGAACGAAGGGGGCGATGGCACCCTTATGCCGCCGCCGCCCACAAGCACAACGACGGATAGCCTGTCGACGACCGATGGCACCATCGCCACCACAGATACAGGCATTGTTCTTGATAACACCGTTCAACTGCCGCCGCTGGGATTAAACATTCTTCACCACGCCCCGCTGGTCGGTGTTGCGGCGGGCTATGTTGTGGCCGATATCTTCACGACACACCCCTATCCGGGCGTTGTCTTTGATACGGCGAGCACCAGTTCCTATTTCACGTTCGTGGACGGCCCCGGCCCCAATCAGGCGCAAATTGTTTTGACAGCGGTCGGTGCAAGCGCCATTAACGGCGGTACTTTGACCGCCGGAGATTTTATGGATGCACTGATGGTTCATGCCGTGCTGCCGGATGGCCGCGAACTGACACAACCTGTCGCGATTGCCGTCGGCAGCCCGCCGGTGCTGAACCTGAATACGCTGGGCGGCGAAGATGGCTTTGTTATTACGCCCAACGCGGCAACAGCCGGCGGTTTTGGTTCCTCGATCTCGGCACTCGGCGATATTAATCATGATGGCCGGGACGATTTCGTCTTCACAAACAACAGAGCAAGCGGTCAGACGATTATCTGGAAAAGCGGAACCGGGCCGGTCTCTGCCCCGATAGACGCCACCGACGACCATCATTCCCACGTTGCCGGGATCGGTGATTTTGATGGGAACGGAACACTGGATTATATCACCGGTTCTCCTGATGATGACACGGGTGCCTCAAATGGTGGTTTATACCGTGACAGCACGGGCACAGCCGTGAACATAGGCGGTGATGTCGGCGGACGACTGGGTGATGCCGTTGCCGGGATCGGTGATATCAATGGCGATGGTTATAGCGATGCCCTGGTCGGTGCACCGGGCGCTACAGCCGGCAACGGGGAAGCCACTGTTATTCTGGGCGGCGGGGTTGGCCCCACGTCAATCTTCGGATCAGCGGGTGATCGTTTTGGGCAGCAAGTCAGTGGCGCCGGGGATTTCAATAATGACGGATTTGCCGATTTTATGGTGGCTGCGCCCAACTCAGTCACCTCTCAGGCGCATCTGTTTTATGGGATAGCCGGTGGTGTCGACATCACCCCCGACAAGACCTTTAGCGGCCTTTCAACCGGCAGCGATGTCCCGATGTTCTATATGGGTGATATCAGCGGCGATGGCGTCAGCGACATCATGATTGTTGATGACCTTACCAATCAACTGCATTTGCTATATGGCGGCGGCGGCGTCGACACGAACCTTAGTGACGGCGTCGGCACTAACGGATACACCATCGACGGCACCGGTTACGATATTGTTGGCGGCGGCTTTGCCGGGGATTTCAACGGCGACGGCCACGATGATATCGCCATCGCGATCCGTGATGGATCCAGAGCCGATATTTATGTCCTGTATGGCCGGGAAAACTGGGCGGCCTTTGATACACAGGTCGGCACAGTCGATCTGAAATGGGCGCTGGACAACCCGGATAACGCCTTCCATATGAGCTACAATATCGGCACGGCCGGTACGTTTGAATTTGAAATCACCGGGGTTGGCGATGTCGATGGTGACGGGTTTGACGATCTGGCGATCGGCATGCCGGATGCCACAGGCGGGGCCGGCGGAATTGGTGTTGTTCTGGGACGCCCGAATGACAGCCTCCTTGAGGGTGGAAATCCCGATATGCACGCCGCCGGTTATAACGGCCCGGCGAATGTCGTTGCCTCCAGCGCCAATGATGCACTGGTCGGGGATGCCGGCACGAACGACCTAAGAGATAACAGCTACGCAAACATCTCGATGCATGGCGGGGCCGGGAATGATCTCTTGCATATCAACTCTCTGGGATTATCGGCTCAGATATATGACGATGGTACGAACAAAGAGCTGGGGCGTATCGATGGTGGCGGCGGGTTTGATGTTCTGAAATTCCATGGCGACAGCAGCGTGCTTGATTTTGCCTCTGTCGGTTCCGAAGGTCTAAGCGGGATTGAGAAAATCGAACTCACCGGTACCAGCCAGACTCTGAAACTCGGCTTTGATGACATCTTCAGCCTGCTTCAGGAAAGCCAGAATGGGAAACTGATGATTGTCGGCAATGCTAACGGGACATCGCTGATAGAAATAGATGATAACGATACCGGCTCTGGTAATTTCAACACCAATGTCGGCCTCAGCGCCACCCCCTTTGACAGCAGCGTCGGAGCTACAAGCATTGATGGCATTAACTTTTACCAATATACGATGGGCGGCTATACGCTTTTGGTCGACCAAAACACCGCGGGCATCACTCTGGTGTGA
- the rpmJ gene encoding 50S ribosomal protein L36, which produces MKVVNSLKTLKTRDRNCQVIRRRGRVYVINKIKKRFKARQG; this is translated from the coding sequence ATGAAAGTGGTAAATTCGTTAAAAACACTGAAAACGCGGGACCGGAACTGTCAGGTTATCCGCCGTCGCGGCCGTGTGTATGTGATCAACAAGATCAAAAAACGCTTCAAGGCGCGTCAGGGTTAA
- a CDS encoding rod shape-determining protein, with amino-acid sequence MFSRLFGFMSADMAIDLGTANTLVYVRDQGIVLNEPSVVAISMAHGKKQILAVGNEAKQMLGRTPGNIVAIRPLRDGVIADFEVTEAMIKHFIRKVHNRRSFVSPKMVICVPSGSTAVEQRAIIESAESAGASQVGLIEEPMAAAIGAGLPVTEPTGSMVVDIGGGTTEVAVISLGGIVYARSVRVGGDKMDEAIIAYIRRVHNLLIGETTAERIKKEIGSACPPADGEGRKIEIKGRDLMNGVPKEIVITERQVSESLAEPVGQIVEAVKVALEHTPPELAADIVEKGIVLTGGGALLSNLDFVLRHATGLAVAIADDPLSCVALGTGHALEEMKTLKRVLIGGYA; translated from the coding sequence ATGTTTTCAAGACTGTTCGGTTTTATGTCTGCCGATATGGCAATCGATCTGGGCACGGCCAATACGCTGGTTTATGTGCGCGATCAGGGTATTGTGTTGAACGAGCCGTCCGTGGTGGCCATCTCCATGGCGCACGGCAAGAAGCAGATATTGGCGGTCGGTAACGAAGCGAAACAAATGCTGGGCCGCACGCCGGGTAATATTGTTGCGATCCGTCCGCTGCGTGACGGCGTGATTGCCGACTTCGAAGTCACAGAAGCGATGATTAAACACTTCATCCGCAAGGTGCATAACCGCCGCTCTTTCGTGTCGCCCAAAATGGTGATCTGTGTGCCGTCAGGCTCGACCGCCGTGGAGCAGCGCGCGATTATCGAATCGGCTGAAAGCGCAGGCGCATCGCAGGTGGGCCTGATCGAAGAGCCGATGGCTGCCGCGATCGGGGCGGGCCTGCCCGTCACAGAACCGACCGGGTCGATGGTCGTCGATATTGGCGGCGGCACGACCGAGGTCGCCGTGATCTCGCTGGGCGGGATCGTCTATGCCCGCTCCGTGCGCGTTGGCGGGGATAAAATGGATGAGGCCATCATCGCTTATATCCGCCGGGTGCATAATCTTCTTATCGGGGAAACGACGGCTGAGCGCATCAAAAAAGAAATCGGCTCGGCCTGTCCGCCAGCCGACGGCGAAGGCCGCAAGATCGAAATTAAAGGCCGCGACCTGATGAACGGTGTGCCGAAAGAAATCGTCATTACCGAACGCCAGGTCTCCGAAAGCCTGGCCGAGCCGGTCGGCCAGATTGTCGAAGCGGTTAAAGTAGCCCTTGAACATACGCCGCCTGAACTTGCCGCGGATATCGTTGAAAAAGGCATTGTCCTGACCGGCGGCGGCGCGCTGCTTTCCAATCTGGATTTCGTCCTGCGCCATGCGACAGGGCTGGCCGTTGCGATTGCCGACGATCCGCTGTCCTGCGTTGCTTTAGGCACGGGGCACGCGCTCGAAGAAATGAAAACCCTCAAACGCGTTTTGATCGGCGGCTACGCCTAA
- the mreC gene encoding rod shape-determining protein MreC, which translates to MQAENERLKAENIRLREWYQTALVLQARQDSLEKLMNLKLPPQHHYITARVIADSGNSYVQSVIVLAGSPDGVRKGQAAISDNGVVGRVIETGDRSARILLLTDMNSRIPVMIEGKNDHAILAGNNDSYPELLHLPADTKAEAGDRIVTSGHGGMFPPGLPVGELIALEDGRMAVRPVADLDRLGFVRVVDYQAVSGL; encoded by the coding sequence ATGCAGGCTGAAAACGAACGGTTGAAGGCTGAAAATATCCGGCTCCGGGAATGGTACCAAACGGCGCTTGTCCTGCAGGCCCGTCAGGACAGCCTCGAAAAACTGATGAATTTGAAACTGCCGCCGCAACATCATTACATTACGGCGCGCGTGATTGCCGATTCGGGAAACAGCTATGTGCAAAGCGTTATCGTTCTGGCCGGAAGCCCCGATGGTGTGCGCAAAGGACAGGCGGCTATTTCGGATAACGGCGTTGTCGGCCGCGTGATTGAAACGGGCGACCGTTCGGCCCGCATCTTGTTGCTGACGGATATGAACTCCCGCATTCCGGTGATGATCGAGGGTAAAAACGATCACGCCATTCTGGCCGGAAACAACGATTCCTACCCGGAGCTGCTGCATTTGCCTGCCGACACCAAGGCCGAAGCCGGGGACCGTATTGTGACCTCCGGGCATGGGGGAATGTTCCCGCCGGGCTTGCCGGTCGGCGAGCTAATTGCCCTGGAAGATGGCCGGATGGCTGTGCGGCCGGTGGCGGATCTGGACCGGCTGGGCTTTGTCCGGGTTGTGGACTATCAGGCCGTCTCAGGATTATAG
- the mreD gene encoding rod shape-determining protein MreD, protein MESADKPFFRPGVALRFVVPQLLLVSLALLNSLSFSVVFVGNLNPFFVVMAIYYWAIYRPTLVAPLWCMLLGLLMDIVAGGALGVNAVILVLVQFIVRTQRRFLMGQPFVVMWFIFGLMVETVALLQWGLQGIAVGMWGDIMPAIINGAVSFFLFPFISMLLVLTHRMLPAPKKTMGGV, encoded by the coding sequence ATGGAATCTGCCGATAAACCGTTCTTCAGACCGGGGGTTGCCCTGCGTTTTGTTGTGCCCCAGCTTTTGCTGGTTTCTCTGGCGCTTTTGAATTCCCTGTCTTTTTCCGTGGTTTTTGTCGGAAATCTCAACCCGTTTTTTGTCGTGATGGCGATCTATTACTGGGCGATTTACCGGCCAACTCTGGTCGCGCCGCTGTGGTGCATGCTGTTGGGGCTGTTGATGGATATTGTCGCCGGCGGTGCTTTGGGCGTGAATGCGGTGATTCTGGTTCTGGTGCAGTTTATCGTCAGAACCCAGCGCCGGTTTTTGATGGGGCAGCCCTTTGTCGTTATGTGGTTTATTTTCGGGCTTATGGTCGAAACCGTGGCCTTGCTGCAATGGGGATTGCAGGGCATAGCCGTCGGCATGTGGGGGGATATCATGCCCGCCATTATCAACGGGGCTGTTAGCTTCTTTCTGTTCCCCTTTATCAGCATGCTTTTGGTGCTGACCCACCGGATGCTACCGGCCCCCAAGAAAACGATGGGGGGTGTTTAG
- a CDS encoding adenylate/guanylate cyclase domain-containing protein, with product MGKLLTSRWVHFGFLFLLLIVLVFVIKPENPVRERIQFIVFDSYLKKDPRQSNGQVSVVDIDDESLQILGQWPWPRTTLAEIIDNLGRLGAKVVAFDGVLAEPDRTSPKRFFDILPEQDRADVIEKYDRFKVDNDEILAQSMKDYGRFVSGFTHGIGEQMPAVKAGFLVKKDIKNYFVSNSFRFASTSNFIPVLEKAAAGNGSFMADPEIDNVIRRTSLVFSNGKYLYPALGLEAVRLSDKNGPFPKLILNNKFSNVSFENLFELKVGKYHIPIDDAGKIWIYFRPGTAVENYIPAYKILDEKYDDEVRGLIDGKIMFIASSAEGLKDLRSTPLGLLPGVEIHVNAVEQILENNYLIRPLTVLNAENFFVLGIGLFLILLTPLVGVYWLLFPSIMTIILAFVFSQYAFLNLGVLIDPVYPSLSIFIIFVVSVFLTYIRTEAERKQVRQAFGLYISPHFMAELTKHPDRLKLGGETRELTTMFTDIRSFTSISEGLEPEELIRLMNNFLTPMSDAVMETRGTIDKYMGDAMMAFWNAPLDDKDHARHACQAALKMGGALAAVNAGLREKAAELGREPIMLQAGIGINTGQASVGNMGSQQRFAYSALGDSVNLASRLEGQTKAYGVDIMLGEDTAVLVPDMAILELDQIRVKGKDKPVRIYVLAGDEVHAQTEVFRTWRAAHEAMLTAYRAQDWKTAADRITACRAQAGDTMSGYYDLIESRMKAFKKNPPGADWDGVFTATSK from the coding sequence ATGGGGAAACTCCTGACCAGCCGCTGGGTGCATTTCGGGTTTTTGTTTTTGCTTTTGATCGTCCTGGTATTTGTTATCAAGCCGGAAAACCCGGTTCGCGAACGGATACAATTTATCGTATTTGATAGTTATCTGAAAAAAGATCCGCGCCAATCTAATGGCCAGGTCAGCGTGGTTGATATTGATGATGAATCACTTCAAATTCTGGGCCAATGGCCTTGGCCCAGAACGACACTCGCAGAAATAATTGATAACTTGGGAAGATTAGGGGCAAAGGTAGTTGCCTTTGATGGCGTATTGGCTGAACCGGACAGAACATCCCCCAAACGGTTTTTTGATATACTGCCGGAACAGGATCGTGCCGATGTGATTGAAAAATACGATCGTTTTAAAGTTGATAATGATGAAATTCTGGCGCAGAGCATGAAAGATTACGGGCGGTTTGTCAGCGGCTTTACGCATGGTATTGGAGAGCAAATGCCTGCTGTGAAAGCGGGCTTTCTTGTTAAAAAAGATATAAAAAACTACTTCGTTTCTAATAGCTTTCGTTTTGCATCGACATCAAATTTTATACCCGTTCTTGAAAAAGCCGCTGCGGGAAATGGCAGCTTTATGGCGGATCCTGAAATTGACAATGTAATCAGGCGCACGTCTCTGGTTTTTAGTAATGGCAAATATCTATATCCGGCGCTTGGTTTGGAAGCCGTACGTCTCAGTGATAAAAACGGCCCCTTTCCCAAATTGATACTCAACAACAAATTCAGTAATGTCAGCTTTGAAAACCTGTTCGAATTAAAGGTTGGCAAATATCACATTCCGATAGACGATGCGGGCAAAATATGGATTTATTTTCGTCCGGGAACAGCGGTTGAAAATTATATTCCAGCATACAAGATTTTAGATGAAAAATATGATGATGAAGTACGTGGTTTGATCGACGGTAAAATCATGTTCATTGCATCCAGTGCCGAAGGATTAAAGGATTTACGGTCAACCCCGTTGGGACTTTTGCCCGGTGTGGAAATCCATGTGAATGCAGTCGAACAAATATTGGAAAATAATTATCTCATCAGGCCCCTTACCGTTTTAAATGCCGAGAATTTTTTCGTGCTGGGAATTGGGCTTTTTTTGATTTTGCTGACGCCCTTGGTTGGTGTCTACTGGCTTCTGTTTCCTTCTATTATGACGATCATTTTGGCATTTGTATTTTCACAATATGCTTTCTTGAATCTGGGTGTTTTGATTGATCCTGTTTATCCAAGCCTCTCTATCTTTATAATCTTCGTTGTCTCTGTGTTCCTCACCTACATCCGCACCGAAGCCGAGCGAAAACAGGTCCGGCAGGCGTTCGGTTTGTATATATCGCCGCATTTCATGGCCGAGCTGACCAAACACCCCGACAGGCTGAAGCTGGGCGGGGAGACGCGTGAGCTGACGACCATGTTCACCGATATCCGCAGCTTCACGAGTATTTCCGAGGGGCTGGAGCCAGAAGAACTCATCCGCCTGATGAACAACTTCCTGACCCCGATGTCGGATGCCGTGATGGAAACGCGCGGTACCATCGACAAATATATGGGTGATGCGATGATGGCGTTCTGGAATGCGCCGCTGGACGATAAGGACCATGCCCGCCATGCATGTCAAGCGGCCCTGAAAATGGGCGGCGCGCTGGCAGCGGTTAACGCGGGCCTGCGTGAAAAAGCCGCCGAGCTGGGCCGGGAACCGATCATGCTGCAGGCCGGGATCGGGATCAATACCGGGCAGGCCAGTGTCGGCAACATGGGATCACAGCAGCGCTTTGCCTATTCGGCGCTGGGCGATTCCGTGAATTTGGCCTCGCGGCTGGAGGGGCAAACCAAGGCCTACGGCGTCGATATCATGCTGGGCGAAGATACCGCGGTTCTGGTGCCGGATATGGCGATTCTCGAACTGGATCAAATCCGGGTCAAGGGCAAGGATAAACCAGTGCGGATCTATGTGCTGGCCGGTGATGAGGTTCACGCACAAACCGAAGTCTTCCGCACGTGGCGCGCGGCGCACGAAGCGATGTTGACCGCGTACCGGGCGCAGGACTGGAAAACGGCCGCAGACCGGATAACGGCGTGCCGGGCGCAAGCCGGGGACACCATGAGCGGCTATTACGACCTGATCGAATCGCGGATGAAAGCGTTTAAGAAAAACCCGCCGGGTGCCGACTGGGACGGCGTCTTCACCGCCACCAGCAAGTAA